In one Nitrososphaera viennensis EN76 genomic region, the following are encoded:
- a CDS encoding MBL fold metallo-hydrolase, whose translation MKVLQIPVGQMANFTYIIADDEETDEAAVIDPSWDLDKVFDALKKNGWTAKYVINTHSHFDHVLGNEQVAKVTGAKIVQHKASMLERDIEVEDGDTIKVGSSISLRVVHTPGHSKDSMCLVLDGKLVFTGDTLFVGNCGRTDLPGSDPAEMYDSLFGKVAKLDESLVMYPGHDYGQKPTSTIGHEKKFNYVLSPRTKQEFLEFMGSGD comes from the coding sequence GTGAAGGTGCTGCAGATACCGGTAGGCCAGATGGCCAACTTTACGTACATCATTGCAGACGATGAAGAAACCGACGAGGCCGCAGTCATTGACCCGTCCTGGGACCTTGACAAGGTATTTGACGCGCTGAAAAAGAACGGCTGGACTGCCAAGTACGTCATAAACACGCACTCGCACTTTGACCACGTGCTTGGCAACGAGCAGGTTGCCAAGGTGACGGGGGCAAAGATAGTGCAGCACAAGGCGTCTATGCTGGAGCGCGACATCGAGGTGGAAGACGGTGACACGATAAAGGTGGGCAGCAGCATATCCCTGCGGGTGGTGCACACGCCGGGCCACTCGAAGGACAGCATGTGCCTCGTGCTTGACGGCAAGCTCGTCTTTACCGGCGACACGCTCTTTGTAGGCAACTGCGGCCGGACAGACCTGCCAGGAAGCGACCCTGCCGAGATGTACGACAGCCTGTTTGGCAAGGTGGCCAAACTTGACGAAAGCCTCGTGATGTACCCCGGCCATGACTACGGGCAAAAGCCGACATCAACCATAGGCCACGAGAAAAAATTCAACTATGTCCTGTCGCCGCGCACAAAGCAAGAGTTCCTAGAGTTCATGGGCTCCGGTGACTAG
- the cobT gene encoding nicotinate mononucleotide-dependent phosphoribosyltransferase CobT, with the protein MIGGKDIIGPRHSASKFFSAAKNPFFCCVISHTATSEIPGLTVAGANPELVKYTSPADAEFLHYGYCRCIPGVPATPDGKPTPAVITKAALELAGIPFLVVDAGTKVRPDIPCVSFGVKPGGNITQENAMDVSDAKRALEYGHALGRQLARSSDLVVIGESIPGGTTTALAVLSALGIDALFKVSSSMPENPHGLKNKTVKSALERARISAAEKAPAALEAMSLVGDPMMPSVAGISAGALEAGAKVMLAGGTQMSAVLAVMKGLSIPLTDDVCIGTTIYVAKDSSADLAGLVKQVSPKVPVLACDLRLEKSSKPGLQAFARGFVKEGVGAGGSSIAAMLKTKANGKKMLAAIERVYERSIERKMASTTTAT; encoded by the coding sequence ATGATAGGAGGGAAGGACATAATCGGGCCAAGACATTCGGCAAGCAAGTTTTTTTCTGCTGCAAAAAACCCGTTCTTTTGCTGCGTGATCTCGCACACCGCCACAAGCGAGATCCCCGGGCTGACAGTAGCCGGCGCAAACCCTGAGCTTGTGAAGTACACGTCGCCGGCAGACGCCGAGTTTCTGCACTATGGCTACTGCAGGTGCATCCCCGGCGTCCCCGCTACTCCAGACGGCAAGCCAACCCCCGCGGTGATAACAAAGGCCGCGCTGGAGCTTGCCGGGATCCCGTTTCTTGTCGTCGACGCCGGGACAAAGGTCAGGCCGGACATCCCCTGCGTATCTTTTGGCGTCAAGCCCGGCGGCAACATTACACAGGAAAACGCGATGGACGTGTCAGACGCAAAAAGGGCGCTTGAGTACGGCCACGCGCTTGGCAGGCAGCTTGCGCGCTCGTCGGACCTTGTCGTGATAGGGGAGAGCATACCCGGAGGAACCACGACTGCGCTTGCGGTCCTGAGCGCCCTCGGCATCGACGCGCTGTTCAAGGTCAGCAGCAGCATGCCGGAAAACCCCCACGGCCTGAAAAACAAGACTGTCAAATCGGCACTAGAGCGTGCCCGCATTTCTGCCGCCGAAAAAGCGCCGGCGGCACTTGAAGCAATGTCACTGGTGGGCGACCCGATGATGCCCTCCGTCGCCGGCATTTCCGCCGGCGCGCTGGAGGCGGGAGCCAAGGTCATGCTTGCCGGCGGCACGCAAATGTCCGCGGTACTTGCCGTCATGAAGGGGCTTTCAATCCCGCTTACCGACGATGTATGCATCGGAACTACCATCTATGTCGCAAAAGACAGCTCTGCTGACCTTGCTGGCCTTGTAAAGCAGGTGTCGCCAAAAGTCCCGGTCCTTGCGTGCGACCTGCGCCTTGAAAAATCAAGCAAGCCGGGTCTGCAGGCGTTTGCAAGGGGGTTTGTAAAGGAAGGCGTGGGCGCAGGCGGCTCGTCAATAGCAGCCATGCTGAAAACAAAAGCGAATGGGAAAAAAATGCTTGCTGCCATCGAGCGCGTGTACGAGCGCTCGATAGAGCGCAAGATGGCTAGTACTACTACTGCTACTTGA